A stretch of DNA from Toxotes jaculatrix isolate fToxJac2 chromosome 15, fToxJac2.pri, whole genome shotgun sequence:
CCTTGGGCCAATTTTAAATTTTGTCCTCCTGTTGACTTCTGGGTATTTCCCTGCTTTTCACTTAATGCATGCTGGGCCTTACCAAAAGCAAAAATCTGTGGGGGGGGGAATGTAATACTGATaaccttttggaaaaaaaaaatcaaaaaacaaaacagactctGAAGAAAATACTTGAAATACTTACCATTTCATTCCAGCCTTTGTTGTTATTCTCTCTCATCTGTAAAGGtctattaaatgtttttttaatgccgCACAGCTTGTGACTCCACATCTTCCTCAGGAAACCATTCTTTAGTTGTTTTAATCCTCAGTGGAAACCTGGTtccagtgacagaaaaaaaaaaaaaacaatctgggTCATTGGTCCAGGAATGCCCCTCTGTGACTCTGGTATGTGTGGTATGGTCATTATGTCCAGCATGCGACAGTAGCAGCAGGTAGGGTCACATAATACAGGCCGAGATGATTGACAAGCAGGTGGCAGAGCAAGGAATCCCCTACTGCTGAGtaacagtgttttcagctcTTTTATAACTGATCTGGCATTAAAACAGTCACAGTATTAGATTTTGTGGGGAAGTCTCACCAGTTTACAGATTCTTAATTACAGCTGCAGTGTATTAATTGTGTATAATCATTGGGTATTGTCATCAAtatgaacagaaaaatgtagGAACAAGGTTAACTCTGCTCATAGAGTTTTGACCTAATTACATAACAAAACATTTGTGGGTtaggaagtgtgtgtttttgtgcgtgtgtgtgtgtgtgtgtgagagagagagagagtgtatgttGTCAATAGAGAGAGGTTGATGCACAGTAAAGTTTtgataatgacaataaataaGAGAATCAGTGGTAAAAAAGACCTCATGTTGGTTGGTGAAGTGTTCTTGAGAATCCCCACTGTCTCAAGGCGCACTGCTACAtagctgaccctgacctctgaccttcctaTTGGTCAAAGAGAGTTTTCAATGCAGCAGCACACCACACAAGATTTGCTGAGCACCTTACAAATGGATTGACTTCATTTTGAGGGTTATCAAAACACTGTTATGCACTGAAAACAAGAGCAggtcaaaataataaaagaaactaGAAGCTTCTGTAGAACATTAACCTGGTGGGTGAAACCTCAAATGTTATCCaaattgtgtgtgtaattggCTGATGCAAGCCTGTAATAAAAAGTGGATGCTAAACAGTCAGTCTACCTCTGACACGGTGCACATTCCATCCTCACCACAGTAAGTGACCatgttttattacattaataTTAGTACATGTTTCACAACATCATCAGTGTGTTATGGggaaattttaaaaactaacagctgtttattttttttttgagaattcagttcagtttctccTGCTTACTCTATCTGGAGTCAGACTACTGTTCCTTGAAGTCTGTTGGAGAGACCATAATCCTATTACTTTGTTAATGTTTAAAGTAGAAATTTCTGTAAGTGTGTAAATTACAATGTGTCATTTTGTACAACCAGCCAAACTACAAGAAGTTCAGAGATCCAAATGCACATTCAGTAATTAGCTAatcatttctgttgttgttctttatAACTCTAAACTGAAtgcaatgaaataaataaaaaaaggtgttGTAAATGAAATTGTCCCTGTAATCAGCTCTAATTCACCTCTGAGAATGCCATACGGCTTCCATGGGAAAGTTTTGACATCCTATAAAGCTTGAAATGTTGTTGAATATTTTGCTGTCACGGCTTGAAGTGGGCTAACTACCGCTGTTAGTGTTGGCAATAAAAATAGTCTATTAGCTACATTCCAGAAATAGCGTTACTggtgtgcaaaaaaagtcataagaGTTGAATCCCTGCTGCTCTAGATGCAGGCAGAGCTGTAGAGTGGAGCAGCCTACAGTGGAGACTGAGCAGGGGAAACAGGTGTTGGTTGCTAAATGTGCTTTCAGTGAACAGAGGAATGACAGCTATGTACTGGCCTCTGTAGTTACTGGCACATTACCCAgagtggagctgacagaaacaacctactgctgctgctgctgctgctgctcctcaggcCTTTATGAATGGAGTGGCTTTTCCACTGATGGAAGAAGGATTTTAGTTTAGTAAATGGACTTGGCAATGAACAATAagtacaagaaaaaaagcatgaaGCTATTGTATAATGTCCATATTAATCTTTGTCTAAGAATACAACTGAGCTTTATCGTCTTTTCCAGTAGCCAGGGTTCATAATTTTACAGTGGAAGTGCACAATCTGTTGTGATATTTAGAGTTAGACCGTTTTGTGACACTGCTGCTACTTATTTCTCACTTTGAAAGACTACAAATAAATTTAGCAAATCTATCTTCAGAAATTAGAAGATGGGAAACATCATCATGCGTcctggctgctctgtgtgtgggcAGGCAGAGGAATGCGGCTGGCCTGTGTTATGGGTGGATGTTCATGCTGTACATTGTAAACAGGCGTGAATGTTGATCTTTTCCTCTGGTGTAACTGTGTATTGAATTTTGATTTAACAGCCTGCCCTCAACTGTTGGAGCTCCAGCAGACCTCATGCTTGCCACGCTCAGGATCATGGACCTGTGCAAATATTCCCTCCCTCATACCATATGGGACTACACATATAAACACCGGCCCCATTGAAACTGCTGCAAATGCctattttttttgcctccagtTCCAATTAAACATCCTGAAGTGATAAATATGAAGTCATGcaagtgttcagtgttttccctTTTCTGTGAGAAAATAACACAGTGAGCAATCCTGCGTATGTCACAGAACTTGAAGTCAATACTTTTCAAATTCCATTTGTCAAGACTAaagcaaggacttggacccaaatgcacaaccccacagacaaaatcaaagattatagtttttattctaacaaagtagcaaacaaagatcacccataaaggggaaaaggcacaaaaacaaaaatacaaaacacaaaatcgCTCTAGTgaggaaaaagactgaacaacCTGAGAAGCCAAAACCAGACAAGaaacaaactaacaaataatacacaacctgacttgAGACATAATGACTTGGGAAAACACACTAGATCACTGGACAAgaggggcaacaggtgaaaccaattagggcggggcagacaatcacaaatggagggaaacaagacaaagacagtaagtaaaacaagAACTATATTAATAACTgtaactataaacaaaacttgaCAAACTAAACGAGAATCCAAGAGTCCACAAAAgggttcaaaacaaaacaagggctcagaaaacagcccccttaggggctaatCATGAGACCATTACCTTTATGGATGCAGGTGTAAAGAAATGTAAAGGCAATGtaagttcaaaacaaaaccaagaaagATTAAagtaaactaaaaaataaataaatcaaagccTTAAAAATGACCTAAAGCTGCTCATTTTTACATTCACAGTGGATGAAATGGCTGTGTTTAATGTAACAAGTGTTGCTCGTAGCTACAAACCCATACAGTGTTCACTTGTCTCTGCAGTTCGCCTCAGTTCTATGGAATGTTTTACTActttctttcagctcattgttttggttttctggtcCACAGCTCTACTGTTTTGGTCCAGTCTCACAGCTCTAGTCAGTCCTGTTTTGCAGTGGCAGTGGAAAAAAccctgataaacccactgtaacaataaaaacagaaaaaagcaagaATGGTTATCATGGTCAAAATTAGAAGCTTGGTTTGTGGTACTTGGTTCTTATGATGAGTAAAATGGAACAAagactgttttatttatgagaTCCTGAGGGTCAAAGCCTCCTGTTACTGACAGATTTTGAAGTGAATGGGGTGGGAAAAAAGCATAATGTTATGATCATTAACTTCACGGGTTCACTATTTTGtggtgggaaagaaaaaaagccaaattattttgtatttttttattttatgtttgctCCCATCATCCACTTTCTACCTCAGGTTGTCCTGATAGACTCGTTCAAATGCTCTCTGATCCCATGGTCACTTGTGCAAATTTCATTAGTGATTTGGTGGAGAACAAAGAGGAGCATTCAGCAGCTAAAGAACCAGACATTTCTCTCTGGTGTTGAAATCAGAGccaaaaggagagtgaatactAAACTTACATCCATCaagtggacacaaacacaaatccaaatGATTGCTAATGttgttctgtctctgcttgAGACAGAACAACATTAACGTCTCGTTTTACAAGACgttaatgtgtcagtgttttgtttagagcttgttgtgctgcccccaagtggccaaaaatcaCTTTAGCAGAGGATAGAAAAGATGTAACTAATTCAATATCCTAAACTCAGTGAGCAAACTGATGTTAAATTCAAAAGGTTGCAATCCTGCTAGACACCATGCAGCGCATTTACATGTTTAGACATATGGTCTCATCTACATGTTCTGTTCTCTAAACAGCAAATGTATGAACATGTGCACATTAACTACAGCTGTTAAATTTTGCTGTTCTGTCTTCATCAGTTTCTTATTGCCTCCTTTTTTGTGCTGTGACGCTTTTTTTCTATGGTATCATTCATACAGTCTTGAATAAATTAGATGAAACAATAATAATCTGATCTAGTCTTCGATTAGAAAGCTCATAGAGATTTAATGTTAGTCCTTTTTGAACTTCAGTTACACaatttgttgtttggtttataATTGATGGTTAAGATGGGAtggaaatcaaaaaaaaaatacaaatacaaattttGACCAGATACTAATGTTAACACTGATACTAATACTTGTCTTGAGAAGCAGAAAATCAGGAAAATCCCTTGTATGGCTCACTGGCTTCTGTTCTCCTTGGGTGTTCTCGCTCTGTCTTAACAAGGAATCAGGTATCATTTAAAACAGAGGAGACTTGGCGAATCAAGCGTAATCAGCAGGACAAGTGTTCTGTGACACTCCCAGCATGCTTCATTAGGCTGCCCTGTTGACACAAACAGAGTGGTGAAAGCTGAGCCTTTCATTAATACCCCTAACACCCCTAACACTTGCACGAGGAGGGCAAATTAGCTCTAATTACCCCTGTGATTTGTAGGCGTGGAACCGGATCATGGAAGTGAGAAAAAGATGTttgaagtaaaaacagaaaaaaagtggagTAGGAGAAtgatggagctggaggagagattATGATTTCCATATCATTCTTTTATAAATGTAcattattgttttctgttttgtatctcctctcctcccctcccctcccctcccccctcttctcctctcctctctccctgatCTCTGTATTTAAATAGTTTTGTGTTCAGACAGCTGGTGTTATGTTGCTGATTGTGAGACTAATCATCCGCTCAATTACTCTGGAATGTGTAGCTGGGCCGTGTTATGACTGATCagctttccctctctttttgtgGATTCTGACTCTCTCAGTCTGCTACTCTCTTTCagcatctgttttctgtctcccctTCTCCTGCCATTGCTTCAGGAAtcggttcagttcagttcatttctGTTGGGTTCAGTGGCTGGTTACACCTTCACAACAGGATATTCGTTGAGAAGAccaaagcaaaatgtgaaaagaaTGAATCACATTAATCACACTACAGGATCAGCTATCAGCTATTCCTCAGTCTCTTGACATTTGACATCATCTTAGTTTAGATCACTGAatgttacatacacacacacacacacacacacacacacacacacacacacacacacatatatatatatatatatatatatatatatatatatatgaatccTTGAAGGATGCTGACTGACTGTTTGACTTTCTTAGCCTTTGCCAGTAATAAGGCTTTTGCCTATTTGGTATTCAGAAAATGAAGGGTTGGAAATCAGTTGTCCTTCTTCCCATCCTGCTTTCCTCTGGACAGAAATGATAGGTTCAGTCTGAGCTGGCATCATGACAGGTTCAAATGGGACTCACCAAGTCAGAAGAAAATATGAAttccaagaaaataaaaaaaggagacaataaaactaTTTCCTATCATTTCTTAAAATTAATGTGATTCTCTgtcacaaaaaggaaaaaaaatattggttACAAAAGAGGCAATCATGGCAATGAGGAGATGAGGATCCAAAGCCCCAGATTGGCTTCATGTTCAACCATTTCTCATTTGATGTATTTTGTGTATTGAagcatggttgtgtgtgtgtgtgtgtgtgtgtgtgtgtgtgtgtgtgtgtgtgtgtgtgtgtgtgtgtgtgtgtgtgtgtgtgtgtgtgtgtgtgtgtgcttgtgactGGGTTTATCTGACATATGTAAGTTTGAACTGTGCCAACACAAAGAGATTAAATTACATTCATTTGGAAACATATGCCACATTGTATTTATAGCTATACATATTGATACTGGCAAGAAATGAGCATTGCTTGAATAATTATATTATTAGTTAGTGATATAGAGTCACTAAATACACATGTATACTGTATGACAGCATCATCAGTTATTACTTTGGAGATCTTAAATATCAGCACAAAGCACTGGTTCTTTAAACTTTGATTAATAACTGATGCTACACATGCAACATTTCCTGAATCTCTGGTTTGGTCATCTATTATTGACATATTAATTCAGTTTTATGCAGCTCTCAggtctgtgtttctgtagtttttGTGCTCTTCCTGCAGTGGAAGTGCCTGTGGTGATTCTCCAAGGCTGCCAGTGGGATGTCTGTTAGCATATAAGTGCACTACATGCTGATGCAGAGGCtacatgctaatgctaatgagGAACTGAGAAGGAGGGGAGATGCAAGGAGAGGAGAGTATCGCTGGAAAATGTTTCTAAATTCCTCcacctttttctgctttttttccccctacagACTTTTTTGTCTTCCTGAGGCCTAATGGATTATAAACGGAGTATAGACAGATTTCACAAAAAATTTCGTACagcaaattaatttattaacattatatcataaaaatgatatgtttgttgACACATTTTCTGAATGCATAGGTCTCTTTTACATGAAAATTACAGCCTAATATTTTATTCCTGACATTAGCCCAAACATAGTGAACGCATCAATTTCTTTCTACCTTGGCGATCATTTTATAAATAATCATTAttcattataaataaaatattaatctaGGCTGTAAACATGCTCatgataaaaaaatgtttataccTTATTATACCAGTGGGGCTTTTTTCCATGGAGGACATTTTGACACATCatagaaggaaaaacaaaggtgtagattttaaaaaaaaatgaatgatggtTGGATTCCATTTATCTGCTTCACTTTCAGGATCCTGGTGCTGCCCtctcacactgtcatgacttactgggacacttgaatagaacaaGGCCAGTGTTAACATGAATAGCACCAACTGTGCTTTGACAATTTGAAATgtctactgtgaaaaaaaaaaggtctgtggataaacacacacattgtcaaCTTTGTGTCACACTGGAGAAAAATCTGAGAATAAAATGACACCCAACCTGTCCACTTAAGCTGTCTGAGGAACTGACAATAAACAAATATCATCAATTCTGAGGCATTACATTAGCCTTTTCCATCCAGGTGTTTCACTGTGACGCATCATGATTTGGgcagacacacagctgctgtggtcCAGATTGGTTAGTGGAGATGGAGTATGAGATGTGTGGGAGAGGAGACTGGAATGTTAGTGGGCTACTACTGCTGATCACACCACCTGGTCAGACCACTCactacacacacgcaaacacacacatggccaTGCTTGTGCAAGCCCAGCCAGCTGTTGATTATCTCAGGATGAGAACAAATAAGGCTGGTCCTGGCACCAGACCGAGCCCAGAAAGATGTATTTAGAGCAGCTTTTTAAGAGTTTGGTTTCAGTGATCAATCCATTAATTCCTCAGAATGGAAATCAGTCTAGATCTTTATTCAAACACTAAgttgaataaaataaagcaaatgaaaCTAAACTGCGATAACTGAAacctgtatttgtgtgtgtatttgagtgtgaGTAGTATGCCACTGTCCGACACACTTCCTGTCCAAACGGGAAATGCATTCTTTGGTGTGCGTTCTTCAGTCTGGgattgtgtgtctttttatgtgtgtgtttgcgtgtagACAGACAACAGACCTGTCATGGTACCTTCTCGTAGCCATCTGTGGAATGTAACCCACTTCCTTTGATACTACAGTTCAGTTCCTATTAGGTCTATAATGTACAATATGTTGTTTAGCAGCATTTGTACCCAACACACTGAAGATACTGAGTATTGCAACAGTCAGTACAGTTAGTAAACTATTCTTAATTTGAGCAGTGGTTCAGCATTAtaggtttgtgtttttgaagatAACAATTTTATAATGTTAACTGTTATGCTTAAAACTCTAGGACAAATCTCTGCATGCTTTTGGTAATAACAGCTACCTCCTATTTAAACTAACATTATATTCTGGTTTGGTTATCTACAcctttaaattttgactttagtGAAAGAATGACATCGGTTCTGTAGCTGAGATGCAATGTAAAAAATAGGGAAAGAAATCTGCATCAGATCAGAGTGTGTGGTGTGCAAGTCACCAACATGTTTACTGTTGAAATTAAGGAAACAGCCTTTGCCTGATTTTACAAGAGGTGAAGCAGCTGCCATTTCTTGGGATGCAATGAGAAAGTTATAGATGATGAGGTGCACCACAAATTACTGTCCCTCGAGAGCAGGATATTTCTTTTTGAATGAGCAGCCAACAACAAGCAGAATGTAATTTTTAGTGTATATTATGCTTGCATTCCACACATTTATTTGGCATCAAACCAGTGTCGCTAAAAGAACTCCCATTTGCAAATACAGTTTAACAAATTTATTTCTTAAACATACAGTACCGATATTTACACTACACATTCCCCGAAGGCAAAATAGTAAAAGGAGCATTCAGGCAACAAATTAGCAGAAGTCATCCAGCAAACAACAACTTAGCATAgcaaaaaacatttacagtcatcaacaaacatttactgtacaaaacaaaatgtggatCAAAATAAAGCTCTTGAAACAGAACCACTTGGTCTCACATTGCATCGAAAGGGGTTTTGTGccgaaagagaagaggaggccTCCCATCCTTAAAGCTAGTAGTCTGTTTTTATCGTTCTTCAAAGGCCTTGACCTGGAGCCAAAGCATTAGATCACTGTCATTTAAGTCCAAAGCCTGAGTTCATCTCCATAATAAGTCGTGTGGACAGTGCGGGACTCATTGTCTAAGCTACAGTTAGCATTCTCTATCTACATTTACAATACAGTGCTGGTGTTGCAGCCATACATTTATAAAGCCACATAATAGATCCTTTTTGGTGTGAACTGCtattccttctcttttttttttttcagtacgtCAGTTAGAACCAAACTGACGTCTTTGCTTTGGTCTGATCAAGagctgtggagaaagaaagaaacaaggtcaaattattactgtgatcaTTTTCACTTATTGCACAACTTAGAATGCATGTGAAGTCTGACAAATGCTTGTAGCAGCATTGTTTTGTGGTATCTACCTGAGTCGTATGCCTCCAGAGATCCATGTAAGGCTGAGGGGGTCCAGGTGACAGAGGTAGCAGTTacaggactgctgctgctgggatcCATCTCTGTCTTCACCCCCTCGTGGTGTGGGGAACTCCCTGTGTTGGCAGCTGGCTGGTTCTGGTTCCTAACAccaggcagcagcagggggTTAAACCTGGGATCCAATGCCGGGCTGTGGGCTGGGTATGAATGGATCATTGGGTGGTGGTGCCGGGAGTGGATATGGGCATGGGGGTGAGGATGGTAGACGTCGTGAACGTTGGGGTAGCCACTTGTGCTCTGGGGGTTCAGGCTGTAGGTCCAGCTCTCGGGGAGGGTAGCCGGAGGCGGGAGGCTGGCCTGAGAGAGCACGTGGCCGGCCCACAGAGCTCCATCTGGGTGGCTGAATGAAACAGGGCTCGGGGAAAAGTCTGGGtggactgagactgagacagatGGGAGGCAGGAACTGGTCTGGGATGGATAGGAGCTGCTGTTCCAAACTgagctgctctggccttcagaGTGAGAGCCACCAtctgaaacaaacacatcaacaagACTTTAGCgccatattttaaaaatgtatctttTCTATCTTAAGTTTTTTATAAAAAAACTCCAAGTCAGGAAGCGTTTTGCTCTCTGGATATTATGTCAGATTTGTTGCCCCTCTCACCTTTCCATAAGCCAGCAGCGGCTGAAGCAGACTGCTGAGTCACCCTGATTGGCTTGGTCTCGCTGTTGAAGGTGTTTGACTGACTGAGAGCTCGAGAGAAATGCTCATCTATCACGTCACCGATGTCGCCTTGGAAGTATGTGAACAAAACGCACCGGGAGCTCAGGTACTCTGCTTCTGCAGGTTGAGTACCATCCTTCAGCTCCGAGCTGGATGTCGTTCTGTGGCCTGATTCGCTTCCAGGACCATGCCGGAGGCCCTGATCCCTGAATAAcatccctcttcctcctccttgctgctgctgctgctccataCACTCCTGCATCTTACTGTAAACACTCAGCTTCCTctggagggagaaacagagagggattAACTAACAAATACAACCAGACGGGcatgaacacttttttttagaGCAAGAACAATCAGTTAAAATCAACACACaatactgaacaaaaaaatctttataCTCAATAAAACTAGAGtttactttaaaaacataatcatgcataagcagcattttaatcttCATCACATCATGTTGGTAATCGTTTCTTTATCCGGGAGCAGCTTGGAAGTTGTGTGAAATCGAGTTTCTTTTATGCCATACTACATTCCATCTATTTGTAAAGCTCAATGTGCCTCATCCACATTCCTCAGTGACTGACTGGCTGTCATTACATCACCATTTGACCGCAGGATTAATAGTTCCGTGTCATTACGCCTGACCTGAGGCGAATAACGAGGCCCAGACTGGAATTTAATCAttcaaaactgaaattaaattcaagaggtgtgtgtgtgtgtgtgtttgtataagaTGTAAAGAAATTTTTGAAGCGTTATTCTAAACAGAAGTCAGTTTGACGACAAACGGAGGGATTTTAGGGTTGGTGACACTGTccagcttctttctttctttctttctttctggtaCTTCCACAAAGTTAACCACTTTAACCCTAACACATTTCTAACTGTGCTTTGTTAATTGGTTTTCTTAGTatcataaataatataaaaaaataataactatTGCTATCAGTTATGATGCAAAAATAAAGAACTCAAACTTGACATGAAAGATCACACGAGCCCTTGTGGAAGTAATGCCAAATTCTTCTCAAATGActaacgaaaaaaaaaaaactcatcttgTTGCTAag
This window harbors:
- the vgll3 gene encoding transcription cofactor vestigial-like protein 3, yielding MSCLDVMYHQSYGAHYLPAAAYKATYYNHHHQQQQRKLSVYSKMQECMEQQQQQGGGRGMLFRDQGLRHGPGSESGHRTTSSSELKDGTQPAEAEYLSSRCVLFTYFQGDIGDVIDEHFSRALSQSNTFNSETKPIRVTQQSASAAAGLWKDGGSHSEGQSSSVWNSSSYPSQTSSCLPSVSVSVHPDFSPSPVSFSHPDGALWAGHVLSQASLPPPATLPESWTYSLNPQSTSGYPNVHDVYHPHPHAHIHSRHHHPMIHSYPAHSPALDPRFNPLLLPGVRNQNQPAANTGSSPHHEGVKTEMDPSSSSPVTATSVTWTPSALHGSLEAYDSALDQTKAKTSVWF